A genomic region of Leptospira mtsangambouensis contains the following coding sequences:
- a CDS encoding SH3 domain-containing protein: MKNKIVLLMIAGASFTACSKNAEVTWHKNCDAKTNKASLDFTVPLYSEADSNSKVVEFVPAGTVVKIFDARNHNVWAPKYFIKVQTAKNEGYMSPRCFVVSQDPEVSVWRYSKGLVKEYNPFYSPTDKEHYPRGYEYGSLKDLPKDKIPLSDLTKGLEEVPYTNKNMLKQN, from the coding sequence TTGAAAAACAAAATTGTATTACTCATGATTGCGGGAGCAAGTTTCACAGCTTGTTCCAAAAATGCGGAAGTCACTTGGCATAAAAATTGTGATGCAAAAACAAACAAAGCAAGTTTGGATTTTACAGTTCCTTTATACTCGGAAGCTGATTCTAACTCGAAAGTGGTGGAATTTGTTCCTGCAGGAACAGTAGTAAAAATATTTGATGCTCGTAACCACAACGTTTGGGCACCAAAGTATTTTATTAAAGTGCAAACAGCAAAAAACGAAGGTTATATGAGTCCTCGTTGTTTTGTTGTAAGCCAAGATCCAGAAGTTAGTGTTTGGAGATATTCCAAAGGCCTAGTAAAAGAGTACAACCCATTTTACAGCCCAACAGACAAAGAACATTATCCACGTGGGTATGAGTATGGTAGCTTAAAAGATCTTCCGAAAGATAAGATCCCACTTTCTGACCTTACAAAAGGTTTGGAAGAAGTTCCTTACACAAACAAAAACATGTTAAAACAAAACTAA
- a CDS encoding DoxX family protein → MNEINQSPTYLWVGRILSGLVIAFLLFDAGGKLAKIDPVLKSMEELGLPISSAATIGILLLVITVMYAIPQTAALGALLLTGYLGGAVAIHLRVGNPLFSHTLFPVYIGILLWVGLSLRNPKVKELFWF, encoded by the coding sequence ATGAACGAAATAAACCAATCCCCAACCTACCTCTGGGTGGGACGGATTCTCAGTGGTCTTGTGATTGCTTTTCTTCTCTTTGATGCGGGCGGAAAATTAGCAAAAATTGATCCAGTCCTAAAAAGTATGGAGGAACTTGGTCTTCCCATATCGAGCGCTGCGACCATAGGAATCCTTCTTCTTGTGATCACAGTGATGTATGCCATTCCGCAAACAGCTGCACTGGGAGCACTTCTACTCACTGGATATTTAGGCGGTGCTGTTGCCATCCACCTGCGTGTGGGAAATCCCCTTTTTAGCCATACTCTTTTTCCAGTGTATATAGGAATTCTTCTTTGGGTAGGACTAAGCTTACGAAATCCAAAAGTAAAAGAACTCTTTTGGTTTTGA
- a CDS encoding TetR/AcrR family transcriptional regulator: protein MGKQEETRKLIIESAFVLIYQNGFQGVGVREIAQKANLTIGAFFYHFQTKNHVGYAIIDEFLSKGILDRWILPLQNYDDPVEGIILTFKKTFEEWPDEFVSRGCPLNNLGQEMSSIDPEFQKKAKDLLSHWIQNTKTYLDIAKKKKILKAKTDTMKLAEFIVTFQEATFAMGKVMNDRKVYDSLYLSFRDHLLSHCH, encoded by the coding sequence ATGGGAAAACAAGAGGAAACTCGTAAACTGATCATTGAATCTGCATTTGTTCTGATTTACCAAAATGGATTTCAGGGTGTGGGGGTTCGTGAAATTGCACAAAAAGCTAACTTAACCATTGGTGCGTTCTTTTACCACTTCCAAACGAAAAACCATGTGGGTTATGCCATCATCGATGAGTTTCTATCCAAAGGGATTTTGGATCGGTGGATTTTGCCTTTGCAAAACTATGATGATCCTGTGGAAGGAATCATTCTTACATTTAAAAAAACATTTGAGGAATGGCCAGATGAGTTTGTTTCGAGAGGTTGCCCCTTGAACAACTTGGGCCAAGAAATGTCCTCTATTGATCCTGAATTCCAAAAGAAAGCAAAGGACCTTTTGTCCCACTGGATCCAAAATACAAAAACTTACTTGGACATTGCCAAAAAGAAAAAGATTTTAAAAGCAAAAACTGACACAATGAAACTTGCAGAGTTTATCGTCACTTTCCAAGAAGCAACCTTTGCTATGGGAAAAGTAATGAATGATAGAAAGGTTTATGATTCTTTGTATCTTTCCTTTCGAGATCATTTACTAAGCCATTGCCATTGA
- a CDS encoding adenylate/guanylate cyclase domain-containing protein, with protein MGQKRTIATSASEERLEKLLEERLNPGSNQEIIDKRIWDLFGETWCVMFTDLSGFSRGVAKFGIIHFLQTIYESQRILIPVLDEFDGILMKDEGDSLMVLFRNTNKAIQCAIQMQKACKRYNEGRTAEEQILLCVGLGYGKILKIGDTDVFGAEVNAASKLGEDTAKAWEILVTSAVKENADETTDFDFESITDIPPGSDGAFRLVYTLEEPKWIVL; from the coding sequence ATGGGTCAAAAACGCACCATTGCCACCTCTGCATCAGAAGAACGATTAGAAAAACTTTTAGAAGAACGTTTGAACCCTGGTTCTAACCAAGAAATCATCGACAAACGAATTTGGGATTTATTCGGAGAAACCTGGTGTGTGATGTTTACAGATTTATCTGGTTTTTCTCGTGGGGTTGCCAAATTTGGAATCATTCATTTTTTACAAACCATCTATGAATCACAAAGGATCCTCATTCCTGTTCTTGATGAATTTGATGGAATTCTGATGAAAGACGAAGGGGATAGCCTGATGGTTCTTTTTCGCAATACCAACAAAGCCATTCAGTGTGCCATTCAAATGCAGAAAGCCTGCAAACGTTATAATGAAGGTCGAACTGCTGAAGAACAAATTTTACTTTGTGTCGGACTTGGGTATGGCAAAATCCTAAAGATTGGAGATACCGATGTTTTTGGTGCAGAAGTGAACGCAGCATCCAAGTTAGGTGAAGATACTGCCAAAGCTTGGGAGATTTTAGTCACCAGTGCTGTCAAAGAAAATGCTGACGAAACCACTGACTTCGATTTTGAATCCATCACAGATATTCCACCTGGTTCTGATGGAGCCTTTCGTTTGGTTTATACTTTAGAAGAACCCAAGTGGATTGTATTATAA
- a CDS encoding AAA domain-containing protein, with the protein MGRTMKQEFGSLEEEILYVKSILTKEREYERSLFLEKGEDTKAIKSAELEDLHFVVGNTWRAEFQISPSLKAKEWLKQGIPVLLKGNSESIFGNIYKANDTKLTVQIRGDYEWEDNEFQISKWFQESTYDLYNEIISKVIEDKESFSHKKLNWILGFGLGDKPNPPKSGQTTTPLERIFQIADYGMIFGPPGTGKTTLLMQAVERIKEKKQSVLTLCPTNFACDYIVELALKKGIRVIRLGNSTKIKEEILPYHIDNLIQEHPDQKQIHNWQTELKAIQKKANSWKRNFGKEEREERKAQRKEAKFLLSTIREAESNIRMKLLDNAELIVSTFSGFGNEFKKGREFDYVFVDEATQSLDPGCYLGLYAGKKTFFFGDPKQLGASFSHPDHDALHSFLEKAIAFDSGDRVIFLEKQFRMKPEILGFPNGTYYESKILTHPDAKWNHNIDISPILGNNPPILWIDTAGSDSEEETEGEEPSFFNQTEIQLVETLFRLGIPKDQSTVISPYRGQVEKLVKLSSGRWFTQTIDSFQGRESEIVILSLVRSNRDGDVGFLLNPKRLNVALTRAKSHLILIGDSGTLCQTKEFQDLYSYIESVGEIRSIYEFME; encoded by the coding sequence ATGGGAAGAACCATGAAACAAGAGTTTGGTTCACTAGAAGAAGAAATTCTATATGTAAAATCAATCCTAACCAAAGAACGTGAGTATGAACGTTCTTTATTTTTAGAAAAAGGTGAAGATACCAAAGCGATCAAATCTGCAGAATTGGAAGATCTTCATTTTGTTGTCGGAAATACATGGAGGGCAGAATTCCAAATTTCGCCTTCTTTAAAAGCCAAAGAATGGTTAAAACAAGGGATTCCTGTTCTTCTAAAAGGAAATTCCGAATCCATTTTTGGAAATATTTACAAGGCAAACGATACAAAACTGACCGTTCAAATCCGTGGAGACTATGAATGGGAAGATAATGAATTTCAAATTTCAAAGTGGTTCCAAGAATCCACCTATGATTTGTATAACGAAATCATTTCCAAAGTAATCGAAGATAAAGAAAGTTTTTCGCATAAAAAACTCAACTGGATTTTAGGATTTGGACTCGGCGACAAACCCAATCCTCCCAAATCGGGACAAACGACAACCCCACTCGAGCGAATTTTTCAAATTGCAGATTACGGGATGATATTCGGTCCACCAGGAACAGGAAAGACCACCTTACTCATGCAAGCTGTAGAAAGAATCAAAGAAAAAAAACAATCCGTTTTAACACTTTGTCCCACAAACTTTGCTTGCGATTACATTGTGGAACTTGCTTTAAAAAAAGGAATTCGTGTTATCCGATTGGGTAACTCTACGAAAATCAAAGAAGAAATCCTACCCTACCATATAGACAATCTCATCCAAGAACATCCAGACCAAAAACAAATCCACAACTGGCAAACAGAACTAAAGGCCATCCAGAAAAAAGCTAATTCCTGGAAACGAAATTTTGGAAAAGAAGAAAGGGAAGAAAGAAAGGCACAAAGAAAAGAAGCAAAGTTTTTACTTTCCACAATCAGGGAAGCAGAATCAAACATTAGAATGAAGTTACTCGACAACGCAGAACTCATTGTATCTACATTTTCTGGATTTGGAAATGAATTCAAAAAAGGGAGAGAGTTTGATTATGTGTTTGTGGATGAAGCCACTCAAAGTTTAGATCCTGGATGTTACCTTGGTTTGTATGCAGGTAAAAAAACTTTTTTCTTTGGTGATCCAAAACAACTTGGAGCCAGTTTCTCTCACCCAGACCATGATGCCTTACATAGTTTTTTAGAAAAGGCAATCGCCTTTGACTCTGGGGATCGGGTGATCTTTTTAGAAAAACAATTCCGAATGAAACCGGAAATTCTCGGTTTTCCCAATGGGACCTATTATGAAAGTAAAATTTTGACTCATCCCGATGCAAAGTGGAATCACAATATAGACATCTCCCCTATATTAGGAAATAATCCGCCGATCTTATGGATTGATACTGCAGGCAGTGACTCCGAAGAAGAAACAGAAGGGGAAGAGCCAAGTTTTTTTAACCAAACAGAAATCCAACTGGTAGAGACCTTGTTTCGTTTGGGGATACCAAAAGATCAATCAACTGTCATCTCACCTTACAGAGGACAGGTGGAAAAACTCGTCAAATTGTCTTCGGGACGTTGGTTTACCCAAACCATCGACTCTTTCCAAGGAAGAGAGTCGGAAATTGTGATCCTAAGTTTAGTTAGATCCAATCGAGATGGCGATGTTGGTTTTTTACTAAACCCCAAACGTTTGAATGTGGCCTTAACTCGTGCAAAATCGCATCTGATCTTAATTGGAGATTCTGGAACCCTTTGCCAAACGAAAGAATTCCAAGACCTATATTCTTATATCGAATCCGTGGGTGAAATCCGTTCGATTTATGAATTTATGGAATAA
- a CDS encoding tetratricopeptide repeat protein: protein MSSFFSLIREAKLLEEEKEFTRAFNVYAESESHTTDESTLIKIKAKKAWCLYAVGNPRETESLFQDIIQNYPSHPLSITVYSRYLIKLKKFKSAKVLLQKSVLQFPSYLENYLLLASLLKDMERSEEAIEVLKKALSQEHLSNGRGIDRKDIWAELGSLYFSRGDFNSALVSLKKSLKMVEPEEFLHYDLLALCYLEAEDPENALTSIRTHIQYCKEIDPETLIILARAHCRVGKLEEAANNLIQAYSIEDSLYLKAADFIDFAPLLRNGFFTTLENIEWEEP, encoded by the coding sequence ATGAGTTCTTTTTTTTCACTGATCCGCGAAGCCAAACTTTTGGAAGAAGAAAAGGAATTCACTCGGGCATTCAACGTGTATGCGGAAAGTGAATCGCATACTACCGACGAATCCACTCTCATCAAAATCAAAGCGAAAAAAGCCTGGTGTTTGTATGCAGTGGGAAATCCAAGAGAAACCGAATCCCTTTTTCAGGATATCATTCAAAACTATCCCTCTCATCCCTTAAGTATCACCGTTTACTCGCGTTATCTGATCAAATTAAAAAAATTCAAATCGGCAAAGGTTTTACTCCAAAAAAGTGTCCTACAGTTTCCATCCTATTTGGAAAACTACCTACTCCTTGCTTCCCTCTTAAAAGATATGGAACGTTCCGAAGAAGCAATTGAGGTTTTAAAAAAGGCTCTTTCTCAAGAACATTTAAGTAACGGCCGTGGGATCGATCGAAAAGACATTTGGGCGGAACTTGGATCTTTGTATTTTTCTCGTGGCGATTTTAATTCGGCACTTGTTTCCTTAAAAAAATCATTGAAAATGGTGGAACCAGAAGAGTTCCTTCATTACGATTTGCTGGCTCTTTGTTATTTGGAAGCAGAAGATCCAGAAAATGCACTAACATCAATTAGGACCCATATCCAATACTGTAAAGAGATTGACCCAGAGACACTTATCATTTTAGCAAGGGCTCATTGCCGAGTGGGAAAATTGGAAGAAGCTGCCAACAATTTAATCCAAGCTTATTCGATCGAAGATTCTTTATATTTAAAGGCTGCTGACTTTATTGATTTTGCACCGCTACTGAGAAATGGATTTTTTACAACCTTGGAGAATATTGAATGGGAAGAACCATGA
- a CDS encoding crotonase/enoyl-CoA hydratase family protein: MNPSPFFEIEKRKNVAILWLNRPEKRNAMNWPFWRDLPDMVDQINADPQIHCFVIAAKGKSFSTGLDLEEFFQEFKPVVQGELADGREKLYQLILTMQKGINAVYNSKKPSIALVQKHCIGGGLDLVSACDIRYASEDAIFSLRESKVAIVADMGSLQRLPHLIGNAHTRELALTGKDISAEEAFQMGLVTKVTKDFDSLMQVGLKTAEEIAENPTIVIRGVKQVLNHGIGKTIEEGLDYVAVWNASMLDSKDFRSAIGGFMERKRPVYNPETRVD; encoded by the coding sequence ATGAACCCTTCTCCATTTTTCGAAATTGAAAAAAGAAAAAACGTAGCCATTCTTTGGTTGAATCGTCCTGAAAAAAGAAATGCTATGAACTGGCCTTTCTGGCGTGACCTTCCAGATATGGTGGACCAAATCAATGCAGACCCGCAAATTCACTGTTTTGTGATTGCAGCCAAAGGAAAATCTTTCTCCACCGGTCTTGATTTAGAAGAATTTTTCCAAGAGTTCAAACCTGTGGTACAGGGAGAACTTGCGGATGGACGGGAAAAACTTTACCAACTCATTCTTACGATGCAAAAAGGAATCAATGCAGTTTACAATTCCAAAAAACCATCAATTGCCCTTGTCCAAAAACATTGTATTGGTGGAGGACTTGATTTAGTTTCTGCATGTGACATTCGTTATGCATCTGAAGATGCGATATTTTCCTTACGAGAATCCAAAGTAGCCATTGTGGCAGATATGGGATCTTTACAAAGACTTCCACATTTGATTGGAAATGCACATACAAGAGAACTTGCCCTAACTGGAAAAGATATCAGTGCAGAAGAAGCTTTTCAAATGGGACTTGTGACAAAGGTCACAAAAGACTTTGATTCTTTAATGCAAGTTGGACTCAAAACAGCAGAAGAAATTGCAGAAAACCCAACCATCGTGATCCGTGGGGTCAAACAAGTGTTAAACCACGGAATTGGAAAGACCATCGAAGAAGGACTAGACTATGTAGCCGTTTGGAATGCAAGTATGCTAGACTCCAAAGACTTCCGTTCGGCAATTGGTGGGTTTATGGAAAGAAAACGACCGGTTTACAATCCAGAAACCCGGGTAGACTAA
- a CDS encoding prolipoprotein diacylglyceryl transferase, which translates to MLDRIPIPNPFGWEGLSTFSLLMMLAFLVGSYLLPKELERKKLDPSHSDWLIFLGILGTLVGAKIFFIFEIWDQVFIDVPGYDGKYSYPLTHWNGFPGHPGLWSSLFSGGGLVFFGGLLFGWLFITLYFRHHKLDIGAYYDAVIPAISMGYAIGRLGCFVSGDGCYGFATDVRIPFFVFDFHGAHPSGVPVWNTPVMESIMAFGYFAYFQFFARYQNFRKWSIGAQFLIIHGFARLIIEFLRVNKAVIPFIDPPTLVNIPDANGNPSFLTGYYWHGFSQSQYISIALILFGVYLMVSKKLWLKEETKV; encoded by the coding sequence ATGTTAGATCGAATTCCGATTCCGAATCCCTTTGGTTGGGAGGGTTTGTCCACTTTCAGCCTTCTTATGATGTTAGCCTTTCTTGTTGGTTCTTACCTTCTCCCGAAGGAACTCGAACGCAAAAAATTAGATCCGAGCCATTCGGATTGGTTGATTTTTCTTGGGATTTTGGGCACTTTAGTCGGTGCCAAAATATTCTTTATCTTCGAAATTTGGGACCAAGTGTTCATTGACGTTCCCGGTTATGACGGAAAGTATTCGTATCCTCTAACCCATTGGAATGGATTCCCGGGACACCCAGGTCTTTGGTCCTCTCTATTTAGTGGTGGTGGCCTCGTATTCTTTGGGGGTCTTCTATTTGGATGGCTATTTATCACTCTTTACTTTCGCCATCACAAACTAGACATCGGTGCTTATTATGATGCGGTCATTCCTGCGATTAGCATGGGTTATGCGATAGGAAGACTTGGATGTTTTGTGAGTGGGGATGGATGTTATGGTTTTGCCACAGATGTAAGAATTCCCTTTTTTGTTTTTGATTTCCACGGAGCCCATCCTTCCGGCGTCCCAGTTTGGAACACTCCTGTGATGGAGTCCATTATGGCATTTGGATACTTTGCCTACTTCCAATTCTTTGCCAGATACCAAAACTTCCGTAAATGGAGTATTGGTGCGCAGTTTCTCATCATCCACGGATTTGCAAGACTCATCATCGAGTTTTTACGTGTGAACAAAGCGGTGATCCCTTTTATTGATCCACCAACTCTTGTGAACATTCCTGATGCCAATGGAAATCCAAGTTTTCTAACCGGTTACTATTGGCATGGATTTTCACAATCCCAATATATCTCCATCGCACTTATCCTCTTTGGTGTGTATTTGATGGTTTCCAAAAAACTCTGGTTAAAGGAAGAAACAAAAGTATGA
- a CDS encoding DoxX family protein: MFDTLFSTSGDIVPLILRITAFLVIFPHGAQKLLGWFGGYGFKGTYGFFTGQLKFPGILAVLIILGESFGPVLLLVGFLTKFAAASITIIMIGAAVLAHRQNGFFINWNGNQKGEGYEFHILASGLLIALVIGGAGVYSVDFNLIGKF; this comes from the coding sequence ATGTTCGATACACTTTTTTCTACATCCGGGGACATCGTCCCTCTGATCTTACGCATCACAGCCTTTCTTGTGATTTTCCCACACGGTGCTCAAAAACTACTCGGTTGGTTTGGTGGTTACGGATTCAAAGGAACTTACGGATTTTTTACAGGGCAGTTGAAGTTCCCTGGAATTTTGGCAGTTCTCATCATTCTTGGTGAATCCTTTGGACCAGTATTGTTACTCGTAGGTTTTCTAACCAAATTTGCAGCAGCATCCATAACCATCATCATGATTGGTGCAGCAGTACTTGCACATAGACAAAATGGATTTTTTATCAATTGGAATGGAAACCAAAAAGGCGAAGGATACGAGTTTCATATTCTCGCATCAGGACTTCTCATCGCCCTCGTAATTGGTGGTGCTGGTGTGTATTCCGTTGATTTTAACTTAATCGGAAAATTCTAA
- a CDS encoding M23 family metallopeptidase produces the protein MAETYVTTAYERLQIAHLRWKKRREKWISRSREKVSFVLIPNDEKPLAQIEISVGMLGFLSGLALSLVLLSFGLLVYFSFFFDRNFSLEKKTETQLVSFLFYDLLSQDLKDSVEELESTTESLNLLAWEEIPEKEMITQDYLLKEEYRKDASELDSNLLLFQQVVTTYTQFGVRLGNLVPNFQNAIDYLSMRESIFYSMPRGRPLKPGVGVVTSTFGYRSDPFGILPVGEYHSGIDFAAGEGTPIYATGPGIIAVDTAVGGLGKSVRINHENGFFTLYGHCSLILVNPGDRVKRGDKIALVGQTGKATGAHVHYEVRIGLDAPLDPEEYINLD, from the coding sequence TTGGCAGAAACTTACGTCACAACCGCCTACGAAAGGCTCCAAATTGCACACTTACGCTGGAAAAAGCGCAGAGAGAAGTGGATTTCCCGTAGCCGGGAAAAGGTGAGCTTTGTCCTCATTCCCAATGACGAAAAACCTCTGGCACAAATTGAAATTTCAGTTGGAATGCTCGGTTTTTTATCGGGGCTCGCCCTATCTCTGGTTCTCCTTTCCTTTGGACTTCTGGTCTACTTTTCATTTTTCTTTGATCGCAATTTTTCTTTGGAGAAAAAAACGGAGACCCAACTGGTTTCCTTTCTCTTTTACGACCTACTTTCCCAAGATTTAAAGGATTCTGTGGAAGAACTTGAGTCGACAACGGAATCACTCAACCTACTGGCCTGGGAGGAAATCCCAGAAAAGGAAATGATCACCCAAGATTATCTTCTCAAAGAAGAGTATCGTAAAGATGCAAGCGAACTAGATTCGAATCTTTTGTTGTTCCAACAAGTGGTTACCACCTACACTCAGTTTGGTGTAAGACTAGGAAATCTTGTCCCTAACTTCCAAAATGCCATTGATTATCTTTCGATGAGGGAAAGTATATTTTACTCCATGCCAAGGGGAAGACCTTTAAAACCAGGAGTGGGCGTTGTGACTTCTACTTTTGGATATCGTAGTGATCCCTTTGGAATTTTACCTGTGGGAGAATACCACTCGGGGATTGACTTTGCCGCAGGAGAAGGAACACCTATCTATGCCACAGGTCCCGGAATCATTGCGGTAGATACGGCTGTGGGTGGGCTTGGAAAATCTGTTCGTATCAACCATGAAAATGGATTTTTCACATTGTATGGGCACTGTTCTCTCATTTTAGTGAACCCAGGGGACCGGGTCAAACGAGGGGATAAGATTGCCCTTGTGGGCCAAACGGGAAAAGCAACGGGAGCTCACGTCCACTATGAAGTGCGAATTGGATTGGATGCTCCTCTTGATCCAGAGGAATACATTAACTTAGATTAA
- the pcnB gene encoding polynucleotide adenylyltransferase PcnB encodes MFKFLTSLFRKKADSVDSFLMYPEGKRYYRETHSIRRANIDEDAIKIINRLNKFRYKAYLVGGGVRDLLMGKRPKDFDIVTSATPNQIKRIFNNCRIIGKRFKIVHIIFKGKIIEVSTFRSLPEHRLEKHKAENDYLIKRDNSFGTAKEDAARRDFTINSLFYDPKNDSILDYVGGFEDIQKKIVRVIGDPDISFKEDPVRMLRAVKFSVLLGLDIEKKTKLAIKKNRLELEKSSTARLLEEYNKMFRTWKTSIIFEGLAENHLLDVLFKEPADKLKKTDPEWREHFMETPLGKRLAVTDKLLSAREEMTPAIFYSLIFYDLIKDLYENDRGHLAHNIKESLQSVFERMGIPKREQDNLVKIFISQPRFQVTDDEKERQNSFFKKKDYFYDAFMVYKIVAISEGNESAVQTAFFWEISLRQRPKPDSHQFGQQNRKKEPNKKRPPRKKHRDRRGGGSQNQNQDQTESQQHNASEPKESQEPRKVRESSVENEEREV; translated from the coding sequence ATGTTTAAATTTCTCACTTCTCTTTTCAGAAAGAAAGCCGACTCTGTCGATTCCTTTTTGATGTACCCCGAGGGAAAGAGATACTATCGAGAAACTCACTCCATACGCAGGGCCAATATCGATGAAGATGCCATCAAAATCATCAATCGATTGAACAAGTTTCGTTACAAGGCCTATTTAGTCGGTGGAGGGGTCAGAGATCTGCTTATGGGCAAACGCCCAAAAGATTTTGACATAGTCACAAGTGCGACTCCAAACCAAATCAAAAGGATCTTCAATAACTGCCGAATCATCGGAAAACGATTTAAAATTGTACATATCATTTTTAAAGGTAAAATTATTGAAGTATCGACGTTCCGATCACTACCGGAACATCGTTTGGAAAAACACAAAGCAGAAAACGATTATCTCATCAAACGGGACAATTCCTTCGGTACAGCAAAGGAAGACGCGGCTAGACGCGACTTTACCATTAACTCCTTGTTTTACGATCCTAAAAACGATTCCATCTTGGATTACGTTGGTGGATTCGAAGACATTCAAAAGAAAATCGTTAGGGTCATTGGTGATCCAGATATTTCCTTCAAAGAAGATCCAGTTCGTATGTTACGAGCGGTTAAGTTTTCTGTTTTACTGGGACTCGACATCGAGAAAAAAACCAAACTGGCCATTAAAAAGAACCGTTTGGAACTCGAAAAATCTTCCACAGCAAGACTTTTAGAAGAATACAACAAAATGTTTCGAACTTGGAAAACTTCGATTATCTTCGAAGGCCTTGCTGAGAATCATTTGCTCGATGTACTTTTTAAGGAACCAGCTGATAAGCTAAAGAAAACCGATCCAGAGTGGCGTGAACATTTTATGGAAACACCACTTGGGAAACGACTGGCAGTCACTGACAAACTCCTCTCCGCAAGAGAAGAGATGACACCAGCTATCTTTTACTCGTTAATTTTCTATGATCTCATCAAAGACCTTTATGAAAATGATCGAGGCCATTTAGCGCATAACATCAAAGAAAGTCTTCAGTCAGTTTTTGAGCGGATGGGAATTCCTAAACGGGAACAAGATAATTTGGTAAAGATTTTTATCAGCCAACCTCGTTTCCAAGTCACTGACGATGAAAAAGAAAGACAAAACTCTTTCTTTAAAAAGAAGGACTACTTCTACGATGCGTTTATGGTTTATAAAATCGTAGCCATTTCGGAAGGAAACGAATCAGCAGTACAAACGGCATTCTTTTGGGAAATTTCATTGCGACAAAGACCGAAACCTGATAGCCATCAGTTCGGACAACAAAACCGCAAAAAAGAACCAAACAAAAAAAGACCGCCAAGAAAGAAACACCGGGACAGAAGGGGTGGTGGTTCTCAGAACCAAAACCAGGACCAAACGGAATCCCAGCAGCATAATGCTTCTGAGCCAAAAGAGTCACAAGAACCAAGAAAAGTTCGCGAATCCTCAGTAGAAAACGAAGAAAGGGAAGTATAA
- a CDS encoding response regulator: MKHQPKIWIIEDDPTTALLYTGSLRPFGYEIVVFSGVRPAMKTYKEEGFKSIDLIVTDLVLPDGTGKEIIQEVRKSSSNIPVIVVSSEEDSKSIIDVMKENVQDYCFKPIAPKELAKKIEYHLSKQEMDYQKTIFEKEKIISLEKLLDWYSFKNRSMAMGEFDTQELHKNLFHILRASLS; encoded by the coding sequence ATGAAACACCAACCAAAAATTTGGATCATCGAAGATGATCCAACAACAGCTCTCCTTTATACAGGATCCTTACGACCATTCGGTTACGAAATTGTTGTTTTTTCGGGTGTTAGGCCAGCTATGAAAACCTATAAGGAAGAAGGTTTTAAATCCATTGATTTGATTGTCACAGATCTTGTTTTGCCTGATGGGACTGGGAAAGAAATAATACAAGAAGTTCGTAAATCAAGTTCAAACATTCCCGTCATCGTTGTGTCTTCTGAAGAAGATAGCAAATCGATCATTGATGTGATGAAAGAAAATGTGCAAGATTATTGTTTCAAACCAATTGCGCCTAAAGAGTTAGCAAAAAAAATTGAATACCATCTTTCCAAACAGGAAATGGATTATCAAAAAACAATTTTTGAAAAAGAAAAAATTATCTCATTAGAGAAACTATTGGATTGGTATAGTTTTAAAAATCGATCTATGGCGATGGGGGAATTTGATACTCAAGAATTACATAAAAACCTCTTTCATATTCTAAGGGCCAGTTTGTCGTAA
- a CDS encoding sensor histidine kinase, which yields MNHLLKIKNQRIQLGSLEERFSEKTKLSWNRELFRKVFSELLVNAMKFSPESSAIFILFQSDQESLSVSIVNSVAGDLKMGVGIPNEYLDLVFEPFFRLTKNLYEKHESLDFGIGLSLVRETIQKFGGTVVVKNINDHLGDVVLPKVEFKVTLPYSSSEK from the coding sequence TTGAATCACCTATTAAAAATTAAAAACCAAAGAATTCAGCTAGGAAGTTTGGAAGAAAGGTTTTCCGAGAAAACTAAACTCAGTTGGAACCGAGAATTATTTCGCAAAGTTTTTTCAGAATTATTGGTAAACGCGATGAAGTTTTCTCCTGAATCTTCCGCAATATTTATTTTGTTTCAGTCAGATCAGGAGTCTTTATCTGTTTCTATTGTAAATTCCGTGGCAGGGGATTTGAAGATGGGAGTTGGTATCCCTAATGAATATTTAGATTTGGTTTTTGAGCCTTTTTTTCGACTCACCAAGAATTTATATGAAAAACACGAATCTTTGGATTTTGGGATTGGTCTTTCTTTGGTAAGAGAAACCATTCAAAAGTTTGGGGGAACAGTTGTTGTGAAAAATATTAATGACCATTTAGGCGATGTTGTTTTGCCCAAGGTGGAATTTAAAGTGACCCTTCCGTATTCCTCCTCGGAAAAGTGA